In one window of Mesoplodon densirostris isolate mMesDen1 chromosome 4, mMesDen1 primary haplotype, whole genome shotgun sequence DNA:
- the ZNF106 gene encoding zinc finger protein 106 isoform X1, giving the protein MWHLPGPGHEPMSPASAGMTLSASDLVTMARERKCILCHIVYSSKKEMDEHMRSMLHHRELENLKGRDSSHECRVCGVTEVGLSAYAKHISGQLHKDNVDAQEREDDGKEEEEEDYFDKELVQLIKQRKEQSRQDEPSNSSQEINSDDRRSQRRREDRIPYQDRESYSQPAWHHRGPPQRDRKWEKDGYNNTRKNSFPHSSRSSGGSRGCSGWHKGVAGGSSTWFHNHSNSGGGWHSNSGMVDWNHNGTGRNSSWHSEGTGGFSSRHMNSSNGNWKSSVRSTNSWNYSGPGDKFQPSRNRNSNCQMEDMTKVWNKKSKSNKYNQERYKWQRQESDKVGAVATYRGPSEGFTSDKFSSEGLLDFNFEHLESQTTKQTDTLASKIGGKNGSVAREKLRRWTPYPSQKTLDLQSGVKEVTGNKLETIDKPLFDFSLITTGIQEPQIDERNNSPTLKTQKETHTRSLNHKATSDCTASYEVVRECPIIEKPEQEHTLNKMPLLKSPLLPNPITKSAPQKQDSKNPSKNTKTKSFFPGEHSNPLNKPTVEDNQGSYISKLRNSGPRVLKGRKSTFGTQREPDENLSDTLQKAKDVLECNESLQNPPLSASKRTRNYAKASRNVEESEKGSLKIEFQVDALEDESDGEISDAEKNGTKIGTLGSATTEVLSCSTHTADEKRGDDQNLKTSRKPSTSPCNSTVHQKESELQMTSVASPHSDLLLDLKTSLEDAQIDDPVKSHVSYETEGFESTSLDAELQKNDIGQPSGPLLPELSKLGFPASLQRDLTRHISLKSKTGAHLPEPNLNSARRIRNISGHRKSETEKESGLKPTLRQILNASRRNVNWEQVIQQVTKKKQELGKGLPRFGIEMVPLVQNEQEVLDLDGEPDLSSLEGFQWESVSISSSPGLARKRSLSESSVIMDRAPSVFSFFSEEGTGKENEPQQIFSPNNSLRSAQSQKTTMGLKQEMTPLAASLRTGERAENVATRRRHSAQLSSDHTIPLMHLAKDLHSQESSTPLSENHNAQENNGEGNSLSSNASLALAISSLTDAATDSSCTSGAEQNDVQNIRKKRRATGDGSSPELPSLERKNKRRKIKGKKERSQVDQLLHISLREEELSKSLQCMDNNLLQARAALQTAYVEVQRLLMLKQQITMEMSALRTHRIQILQGLQETYEPSERPDQVPCNLTREQRNIRSQTSADATLPPTPFFPVFLEPSSSHVSPSSTGAPLQGITSTFQTHGSVPAPDSSVQIKQEPMSPEQDENVNAVSQGSACNVSKELLQANREISDSSPVYPVITAALSLSELTERFHEPSQELKFSMEQGNTRNRGNNPSSQSAGLPSINKEGEEPNRGNSGSEACTSSFPRLSFASETPLEKEPNSPADHPEQQAESTLTSAEARGNKKKKKLRKKKTLRAAHVPENSDTEQDIFTAKPVRKVKTGKSPKGGKVTTSTWEDSRTGPEQESVRDEPDSDSSLEVLEIPNPQLEVVAIDSSETGEEKPDSPSKKDIRNSTELNSLETSRSGCDEVSSTSEIGTRYKDGIPVSVAETQTVISSIKGSKNSSEISSEPGDDDEPTEGSFEGHQAAVNAIQIFGNLLYTCSADKTVRVYNLVSRKYIGVFEGHTSKVNCLLVTQTSGKNAALYTGSSDHTIRCYNVKTRECVEQLQLEDRVLCLHSRWRILYAGLANGTVVTFNIKNNKRLEIFECHGPRAVSCLATAQEGARKLLVVGSYDCTISVRDARNGLLLRTLEGHSKTILCMKVVNDLVFSGSSDQSVHAHNIHTGELVRIYKGHNHAVTVVNILGKVMVTACLDKFVRVYELQSHDRLQVYGGHKDMIMCMTIHKSMIYTGCYDGSIQAVRLNLMQNYRCWWHGCSLIFGVIDHLKQHLLTDHTNPNFQTLKCRWKNCDAFFTARKGSKQDAAGHIERHAEDDSKIDS; this is encoded by the exons GGACAGTAGTCATGAGTGCCGAGTGTGCGGGGTCACAGAAGTGGGTCTTTCTGCATATGCAAAGCACATTTCTGGCCAATTGCACAAAGATAATGTTGATGCCCAGGAAAGAGAAGatgatggaaaggaagaagaagaggaagattaTTTTGACAAGGAACTCGTTCAGTtaataaaacaaaggaaagaacaaaGTCG GCAAGATGAACCTTCCAATAGCAGCCAAGAAATAAACTCTGATGACAGGCGATCCCAACGGAGACGAGAAGACCGAATTCCTTACCAAGACAGAGAGAGCTACAGTCAGCCAGCATGGCATCATCGTGGACCTCCTCAGCGGGACCGGAAATGGGAGAAAGATGGCTATAATAATACTAGGAAAAACAGCTTCCCACATTCTTCGAGGAGTAGTGGTGGATCAAGAGGATGTTCTGGGTGGCATAAGGGTGTTGCAGGAGGCTCCTCAACTTGGTTTCACAACCATAGTAATTCTGGAGGTGGTTGGCATTCAAATAGTGGAATGGTAGATTGGAATCATAATGGTACAGGAAGGAATTCCAGTTGGCATTCTGAAGGAACAGGTGGCTTTTCCAGTCGGCATATGAACAGCAGTAACGGAAACTGGAAATCCAGTGTACGTAGCACAAATAGTTGGAATTACAGTGGCCCCGGAGACAAATTTCAACCAAGCAGAAACAGAAATTCTAACTGTCAAATGGAAGACATGACTAAGGTATGGAACAAGAAATCTAAGTCAAACAAATACAATCAAGAGAGATATAAGTGGCAGCGGCAAGAAAGTGACAAAGTTGGTGCAGTTGCCACATACAGAGGTCCTTCTGAAGGATTTACAAGTGATAAGTTTTCTTCAGAAGGCTTACTTGACTTCAATTTTGAGCATCTGGAAAGCCAAACCACTAAACAAACAGATACCTTAGCTTCCAAAATTGGTGGGAAGAATGGCAGCGTGGCAAGGGAAAAGCTCCGTCGCTGGACTCCTTACCCTTCCCAGAAGACTCTGGATTTACAATCGGGAGTGAAAGAAGTTACTGGTAACAAGTTGGAAACGATAGATAAGCCTCTCTTTGATTTTAGCTTGATAACCACAGGAATACAAGAGCCTcaaattgatgaaagaaataattctccaacactgaaaacacaaaaagaaacacatactAGATCTCTTAATCACAAAGCCACTTCTGACTGCACTGCTTCCTATGAGGTAGTGAGAGAGTGCCCCATTATAGAAAAACCTGAACAAGAGCATACCTTAAATAAGATGCCATTGCTAAAATCCCCGCTCCTTCCAAATCCAATCACTAAATCAGCTCCTCAAAAGCAAGATTCAAAGAATCCCTCAAAAAACACCAAAACGAAATCTTTTTTTCCTGGAGAACACTCAAACCCCTTGAACAAACCCACTGTGGAAGATAATCAGGGTTCTTACATATCCAAATTGCGAAATTCGGGTCCTCGTGTTTTAAAAGGGCGTAAAAGTACATTTGGAACTCAAAGGGAACCTGATGAAAATTTAAGTGATACGTTACAAAAAGCCAAAGATGTGCTAGAGTGTAATGAGTCATTGCAAAATCCACCTCTTAGCGCTTCTAAAAGGACCAGGAATTATGCAAAAGCAAGTAGGAATGTAGAAGAGTCTGAAAAAGGATCTTTGAAGATTGAGTTTCAAGTAGATGCATTAGAAGATGAAAGTGATGGAGAGATATCTGATGCAGAAAAGAATGGAACAAAAATTGGAACCCTGGGTTCTGCAACTACAGAAGTTTTATCCTGCAGTACTCATACTGCTGATGAGAAAAGGGGGGATGACCAAAACCTGAAAACATCTAGAAAACCATCCACTTCCCCATGTAACTCAACAGTTCACCAGAAAGAATCTGAGTTACAAATGACATCTGTAGCCAGCCCACACTCTGACTTACTGCTAGATTTGAAAACCTCTCTAGAAGATGCACAGATTGATGACCCTGTTAAATCTCATGTATCTTATGAAACAGAAGGCTTTGAGAGTACTAGCTTGGATGCTGAGCTTCAAAAAAATGATATAGGTCAGCCCTCAGGCCCTCTCCTGCCTGAACTAAGTAAGCTTGGCTTTCCTGCCTCACTCCAGAGAGATCTAACCCGTCACATTAGCTTGAAGAGCAAAACTGGAGCACACCTTCCTGAGCCAAACCTCAATAGTGCTCGCCGCATCCGCAATATCAGTGGTCATCGAAAGAGTGAGACAGAGAAGGAGTCTGGGCTCAAGCCAACCCTTCGGCAGATTCTAAATGCATCTCGGAGAAATGTCAACTGGGAACAGGTCATTCAGCAAGTAACCAAGAAAAAGCAAGAGCTGGGCAAAGGCTTACCCAG gttcGGCATCGAAATGGTGCCTCTAGTTCAAAATGAACAAGAGGTCTTGGATTTGGATGGGGAGCCTGATCTGTCCAGTCTAGAAGGATTCCAGTGGGAAAgtgtttccatttcttcatccCCTGGGTTGGCAAGGAAGCGAAGCCTTTCAGAGAGCAGTGTGATCATGGACAGGGCTCCTTCTGTGTTTAGCTTCTTCAGTGAGGAAGGTACAGGCAAAGAAAATGAGCCCCAGCAGATTTTTTCACCTAATAACTCATTGAGGTCTGCACAGAGTCAAAAAACAACCATGGGCCTTAAGCAGGAAATGACACCTCTAGCTGCCTCCCTAAGAACAGGTGAAAGAGCTGAAAATGTTGCTACTCGAAGGCGACATAGTGCTCAATTATCATCTGACCATACAATACCTTTGATGCATTTGGCAAAAGACCTGCACAGCCAGGAGAGCTCTACACCACTTTCAGAGAATCACAATGCCCAGGAGAATAATGGAGAAGGAAACTCTTTATCATCAAATGCATCCCTAGCCCTTGCAATCTCCAGTTTGACAGATGCAGCCACAGACAGTAGCTGTACTTCTGGTGCTGAACAAAATGATGTCCAGAATATTAGAAAGAAACGAAGAGCCACTGGA GATGGATCTTCTCCTGAACTCCcaagtcttgagagaaaaaataaaagaaggaaaattaaaggaaagaaag AACGTTCTCAGGTTGACCAGCTGCTGCATATTTCTTTAAGGGAAGAAGAACTAAGCAAATCATTGCAGTGCATGGATAACAACCTTCTGCAAGCCCGTGCAGCTCTTCAGACAGCTTATGTTGAAGTTCAGAGGCTACTTATGCTCAAGCAGCAG atAACTATGGAGATGAGTGCCCTGAGGACCCATAGAATACAGATTCTACAGGGATTACAAG AAACATATGAACCTTCTGAGCGTCCAGACCAGGTTCCCTGTAACCTTACACGAGAACAAAGGAACATTAGATCTCAAACATCTGCTGATGCCACACTGCCGCCTACTCCTTTTTTCCCAGTTTTCCTGGAGCCTTCATCTTCCCATGTGTCTCCATCATCCACTGGAGCCCCCCTCCAAGGAATCACATCTACTTTCCAAACCCATGGCAGTGTTCCCGCTCCAGACTCATCAGTTCAGATTAAACaagaacccatgtctcctgaacAAGATGAGAATGTGAATGCTGTGTCACAAGGCTCTGCTTGCAATGTGTCCAAGGAATTACTGCAAGCTAATA GAGAGATCAGTGACAGTAGTCCAGTTTATCCAGTTATCACTGCAGCATTGTCCTTATCAGAGCTAACAGAGAGATTCCATGAGCCTAGCCAAGAACTGAAGTTTTCTATGGAGCAAGGAAATACCAGAAACAGAGGGAACAATCCCTCTTCCCAATCAGCTGGTCTTCCTAGCATAAATAAAGAAGGTGAAGAGCCAAACAGAGGCAACAGCGGGTCTGAAGCCTGTACCAGTTCTTTTCCAAGATTGTCCTTTGCTTCAGAAACCCCTTTAGAGAAAGAGCCCAACTCTCCAGCTGACCATCCAGAACAACAGGCAGAGTCCACTCTGACATCAGCTGAAGCTAGggggaacaagaaaaagaagaaacttagGAAGAAGAAAACTCTGCGGGCTGCCCATGTTCCTGAGAACAGTGACACTGAGCAGGATATATTTACTGCTAAACCTGTAAGGAAAGTAAAAACTGGAAAGTCCCCTAAAGGGGGGAAAGTGACAACCTCCACCTGGGAAGATAGCAGAACTGGTCCAGAACAAGAGAGTGTCAGAGATGAACCAGATAGTGACTCGTCTCTGGAAGTCCTAGAAATTCCTAATCCTCAGTTAGAAGTGGTAGCCATTGATTCTTCTGAAACTGGAGAAGAGAAACCAGACAGCCCATCTAAAAAGGATATTCGGAACTCCACAGAGCTAAACTCATTAGAAACTTCTCGCTCTGGTTGTGATGAAGTTAGCTCTACCAGTGAGATTGGCACCCGTTATAAAGATGGCATCCCTGTAAG TGTGGCAGAAACTCAGACTGTGATCTCCTCCATAAAAGGATCAAAGAACTCTTCAG AAATATCTTCAGAGCCAGGAGATGATGATGAGCCCACAGAAGGGAGCTTTGAGGGGCACCAAGCTGCAGTGAATGCAATTCAGATATTTGGGAATTTACTGTATACCTGTTCAGCAGATAAAACTGTCCGAGTTTATAATCTCGTG AGTCGGAAGTATATTGGTGTCTTTGAGGGCCATACCTCCAAAGTGAACTGCCTCCTGGTTACTCAGACCTCTGGAAAGAATGCTGCCCTTTACACTGGTTCCAGTGATCACACCATTCGCTGCTATAATGTTAAG ACTCGAGAGTGTGTGGAGCAGTTACAGCTGGAAGACCGGGTTCTCTGCCTCCACAGTAGGTGGCGAATTCTCTATGCAGGACTGGCAAACGGCACTGTGGTCACCTTCAACATAAAG AACAACAAACGACTTGAAATCTTTGAATGCCATGGCCCTCGGGCTGTCAGCTGTCTTGCCACAGCTCAGGAAGGTGCCCGAAAGCTGCTGGTTGTGGGGTCTTATGACTGTACCATTAGTGTGCGCGATGCACGGAATGGACTGCTCCTTAGAACTCTGGAGGGTCACAGCAAAACCATTCTCTGCATGAAG gtggTGAATGACCTTGTGTTCAGTGGCTCCAGTGATCAGTCAGTCCATGCCCACAACATTCAC ACTGGTGAGCTTGTACGGATCTATAAAGGTCACAATCATGCAGTGACTGTGGTGAATATCCTAGGAAAAGTGATGGTGACTGCTTGCCTGGATAAATTTGTTCGTGTCTATGAATTACAG TCGCATGATCGATTGCAAGTTTATGGAGGACACAAAGACATGATTATGTGTATGACCATCCACAAAAGTATG ATTTATACTGGCTGTTATGATGGCAGTATTCAGGCCGTGAGGCTGAATCTGATGCAGAATTACCGCTGCTGG TGGCATGGTTGCTCTCTGATATTTGGCGTTATAGATCATTTAAAACAACATTTGCTGACTGACCATACAAATCCGAACTTTCAAACTCTGAAATGTCGCTGGAAGAACTGTGATGCTTTTTTTACTGCTAGGAAAGGATCCAAACAG GATGCTGCAGGACACATTGAACGACATGCTGAGGATGACAGCAAAATTGATTCATGA